Proteins co-encoded in one Alphaproteobacteria bacterium genomic window:
- a CDS encoding SDR family oxidoreductase, producing the protein MTGRRLFVFGLGYTARHLAQSWLAEGWRVAGTFRNESAAALGDLEIETYRFDRDHPLSDFGAALAGTTHLLSSVPPDGDGDLVLDCHGRDIAALEGLEWAGYLSTTGVYGDREGGEVDESSALSPTSERGRRRAAAEAGWLALHEAHLLPVHIFRLAGIYGPGRSALDAVRAGTARRIAKPGHIFSRIHVDDIVATLRASAARPNPGAVYNLCDDHPAAGEAVIAYACKLLKIEPPALIPIGEAGLSPMAASFYRDSKRVSNARIKRELGVRLQFPDYRAGLEAILEGEA; encoded by the coding sequence GTGACTGGACGGCGACTATTTGTCTTCGGTCTCGGCTATACCGCGCGGCATCTGGCGCAGAGCTGGCTCGCGGAGGGTTGGCGGGTCGCCGGTACCTTCCGCAACGAATCGGCGGCGGCACTTGGGGACCTCGAAATCGAGACATACCGATTCGATCGCGACCATCCCCTCAGCGATTTCGGGGCGGCACTCGCGGGAACGACGCACCTCCTGTCTTCGGTGCCGCCCGACGGCGACGGCGATCTTGTGCTCGATTGCCACGGCCGCGATATCGCAGCGCTCGAGGGACTTGAATGGGCGGGATACCTTTCGACGACCGGCGTCTACGGCGATCGAGAAGGGGGCGAAGTCGACGAAAGTTCGGCCCTGTCGCCGACGAGTGAGCGCGGGCGCAGGCGGGCGGCGGCCGAAGCCGGCTGGCTCGCACTCCACGAAGCGCACCTTCTGCCCGTGCATATTTTCCGTCTTGCCGGCATCTATGGACCGGGCCGCAGCGCGCTCGACGCCGTGCGCGCGGGCACGGCAAGGCGTATCGCCAAGCCTGGCCACATCTTTTCGCGAATTCATGTCGACGATATCGTGGCCACCCTGCGCGCGTCGGCGGCAAGACCGAACCCTGGGGCTGTCTACAATCTGTGCGACGATCACCCGGCTGCGGGCGAAGCCGTCATCGCCTATGCGTGCAAGCTTCTGAAGATCGAGCCGCCGGCGCTTATTCCAATCGGAGAGGCGGGGCTTTCGCCGATGGCCGCGAGCTTTTATCGTGACAGCAAGCGGGTCAGCAACGCGCGCATCAAGCGTGAACTCGGCGTGCGACTTCAATTTCCCGATTATCGCGCGGGTCTCGAAGCGATTCTCGAAGGGGAGGCCTGA
- a CDS encoding glutathione S-transferase family protein yields MRTLYHLWLSPFSRKVRIALREKKLDFEMQIEKVWERRPEFVAINPAGQVPVFIDENGTAVVDSSAICEYLEAVYPEPVLYGASPQEGAEIRRLAAWFDHKFGCEVTANLVGEKLGKRLFGRGEPSSNAIRAGLQNIHPHLDYIGYLADRRNWLAGEAFSMADVAAGAHLSAVDYIGDVPWDEHPRAREWYARLKSRPSFRPILADHVPGAPPAAHYADLDF; encoded by the coding sequence ATGCGCACGCTCTATCACCTTTGGCTCTCGCCCTTTTCCCGAAAAGTCAGGATCGCCCTTCGCGAGAAGAAGCTCGACTTCGAAATGCAAATCGAAAAAGTGTGGGAACGCCGTCCCGAATTCGTGGCTATCAATCCCGCGGGGCAAGTGCCGGTCTTCATCGACGAGAATGGCACCGCGGTGGTCGACAGCAGTGCCATCTGCGAATATTTGGAGGCGGTTTATCCCGAACCGGTGCTCTATGGCGCCTCTCCCCAAGAAGGTGCTGAGATTCGCCGACTTGCGGCATGGTTCGACCATAAATTCGGCTGCGAGGTGACGGCCAATCTTGTCGGCGAAAAATTGGGAAAGCGCCTTTTCGGCCGCGGCGAACCGAGCTCCAACGCGATTCGCGCCGGGCTCCAGAACATTCATCCGCATCTCGATTATATTGGCTATCTCGCGGATCGCCGGAATTGGCTTGCGGGCGAGGCGTTTTCGATGGCCGACGTCGCGGCGGGTGCTCATCTCTCGGCCGTCGACTATATCGGCGACGTGCCTTGGGACGAGCATCCTCGCGCGCGGGAGTGGTATGCGCGGCTCAAGTCGCGCCCGAGCTTTCGCCCAATCTTGGCCGACCATGTACCGGGCGCGCCGCCGGCGGCGCATTATGCCGATCTTGATTTCTGA